From Solanum stenotomum isolate F172 chromosome 2, ASM1918654v1, whole genome shotgun sequence:
AACTACTCCAAAGCTGTAAACATCACTTTTATCCGtcaattgacttttgaaaaaatattcagGATccaagtacccaaatgtaccttGAACTAATGTAGCCACACGTGTTTGATCCAAAGGGATGAGCCTTGAAGCTCCAAAATCAGCCACTTTAGCTGTGGAAAATTCATCTAACAATATGTTGGAAGACTTGACATCGCGATGAATTATAGGCATGGAGGCAAATGAATGAAGGTAAGCAAGTGCAGTGGCTGTCTCTATGGCAATTCTCAACCGATTTTGCCAATTTAACCAACCCCCTCCACGTTGATTGTGAATGTGCTCGTAAAGAGTTCCTTCAGATACATACTCATAAACCAATAAAGGAACTTCATCTTCCAAACAACACCCGAAGAGCTTCACCACGTTTCGATGGTTGATTTGAGTGAGAATAAGCACCTCATTGATAAACTGCTCAATTTGGCTCTCATCCACAATTCTAGATTTTTTAATTGCAACTATGTGATTATCACATAGCACGCCTCTATATACAATCGCATTGCCACCACGACCAAGAATTCTGTCATGGGCATAATTGTCTGTAGCTTTCTTCAGCTCCTCAGCTGTGAAAATTTTTGTTGCTTTCACACCATTGTCGTTAGTGGAGATTCTGTGTTTCAATAATAAACCACCATTTTGTTGGAAGAATTTCTCCCTGACTTCAATCAATTTCCTTTTCCTTATTCTGAAACAGAGCCAAATTGTTACAACCACTAGGGATATAAAGCCAACAGCTCCTATACCTGTGTATCAAGTTGGTGTTTCAAACCACATATAAAGAAATTctttattattcaaaaattttCCGGAATCCTGAAAGTATACCAAGATATTTACCTGTGAAGAACTTGATCCATGGAAACTGATTAGGGTAGGGAGCAATACAACCACGACCATCCTTTTTGCCGTCACCAGTATATCCATGGGGACAAGAACAATTGTAACTTCCTGGAGTATTTATGCACATCTTTTCACACAAACTGTTATTTGGATGATCAGCACATTCATCAATATCTGATAAAGATCAATTCAATATAATACTGTCAAATTAATGCATGAAAGTTACATTCTTGAATATTTTGTGACGCTTTCTGTTGAATACACTTCACAGTTCAGACTTAAAGTTAGGTTTACACAGTATGAGAAATAATTCTAAAGAACTAAACAACTTTTAttgatttcatttttagtataaCATCAACATAACAATAATGTTATAAAGCAATATAGACATTTATCTAATCCAAGAAAAACATGTGTCACTTTTTAACTTCGTGAAAAATTGAAACATTACTTATACCTTGACAGCCTTGATTGAGATAAGGATTGCCATGATAACCTGGATTACAGCTGCAGCGATAGCCACCAAGACTAGTATCGGAATCAATGCAGTAGCTATTTTCAGTGCAAGTATAATCCTCTGTTTTCCGAGCTTGCGTGCAAGTAAGATTTCCGATGGCCCAGTCCAGCACAATGGGCACAGTGGCCTTTAGcctctcaaaaaaataatcaacacTTAGATCATCACCTAGATCTGGCAAGCCCTGGAAACGAAAGCTATCAGCCTCCCCCAAAAATGCATACCCACATGAATTAAACGACCAAACATCGGTATGGTTTCCTGTGCTAGACATTTCTGTGGTATAGTATTTCAAGCCCTTAGGAATCTGTTTCTGGCAGCAGCCTTTTCCCATACACACTCCTTCTGTCATATCCCCCGAACTGACACAGCTGGCATTGCAGCTATACCAAAAGTCATTAGGCCCCGTCATGGAACTGTAGTCATCACAACCAACTACCATAAACCTGTTCAGTGCAGAGAAACTATACGGACTTGATTCTGAAAATGTATTATAAACCATATACTCCCCGATCACAGCTCCGTTGGAGCCGTAACATCTCCAACCGAAGTCATTGGAGATGCGCAATTCAGCATCCGAGATGTCATACACAGTCAAATTGTTTCCTATGAGGGGTTTTTTAGAAATGTTGCAGTCAACCTCGAACCCCGAATCAAAAGCACAACATGAGCCAATACCGAATGGGTATGGAACCGTTACGTTCCCACACTGCTTAGGGCATCCTGGTTTTGTTATAGTGATGCTGGTGCTATTAGTGGTACTGGTTTGGACATTGGCTAATGTCAGTATTAATTAGCACATGACAAGCAATGAAATGAAACGAACTCATTTGATTTAAGTCCATATGATAtgttataattttgagtttcCAAGTTGGTGTCAACTGATCTAGTTCGAGTCCCAActtttatttctcttatatatatagccACAAACTGAGGAACTTGGGGTGGTCTAGCTCCTACTTGTGCTTTTTCATTGGTTGCACACAGTGGCGGACCCAGGATTTTCGTtcagggggttcgaaaaataaaactataagCGTGTAAATaagccaacaaaataaaatttcaaggaaGTAGTAGTATATAGTTTATAGGTACAAAAAGTTAGTTTCGTTACAAGAAATCCGAAACTAACATGAGTGATTACAGTGAAACAAAAAGTTAGCCCTTTACAATATGTCAATCTAGAACTAGGATGCTAAGTAGAGCAAAAAATGGagctaactagaacaaaaaaaattagcactTCGTAATGTCTCACTCTAGGACTAGAGTGCTAACTACAAACTCCAAAAAGAGGTCAGTGCTAATACTTCTCAAGCACATTTACAATACTATTCGACGAGGTTTCATTGCTTTTAGGAATGGGATCATGGATGTATGGGAGTTGGGGCCCTTGACTTTTTTTGGGTTTAACACCACATTTTAGCacgttttattaaaaaaaaaaaaaaaacattaaaatcgGAActggaacaaaaaaaaaaaaaaactgaaactaaaaagcTAAAAAATAAAACGCTAACCCAGGGATTCAATCCCTGGACGTTAGGCTTAACTTTGAAGGGAGCTGCCACTGGGCTATCTCCTTCACCTTGTcattgagggggttcaaaatatatatatccacataaatcCAGAAAATTCaccttatatatacagtgtaatttttttttgagggggttcgggtgaaccccctgggcaacacgtgggtccgcccctggtTGCACATATGACTTATTCTGGCGGCTATATTTACGTTATGTATAGGAGACGTGTATCTACttgttaattttatacaagtttaatatTTACTTGTTAAACTATAAgtaacatgattttttattgACAACTTTTGTGGTGACATACACTTGCCACAAAAGTAAGGATTTTTGTGCTGACTTTAAGCAAATTGTGGCAAAAGGGGATAGTTTTAGCAGCGACATAAATATCAGTTGAGGTCAAGTTAAAAAGCACTACTACGCCTAAAATTTATGTTGTACTTGAATATTTCTACATGTAAATAGTAGTGATGACACATCGAGTTGATACTAAGATGCAAAGAGTTGGGGTCAATCATGCTAATGGGGCATGGTTCATATTAATGCTGACGACTAGTTCAAAAGAGAACTCAAGAGGGACGACCCAGCTTGCCTTAGTATGTgtggataaaaaaaaagttgaaacccAATACATTAATTGAAGGCTAGAATATTATTGCTTTATCAAAGTATTAAATTGACATACTAACTTAGTTAGAAATTTTGTAGAGCCTCAACATCGCAATTAAAACTAACATACAACCCAGTCAACAAATTTAAGACCATATGGGTCACAAGTAGATGTGTACAAAGTTGGTTCAGACTTTTCAAATACCATACAAAATAAttgagcaatttttttttttattctatgaattaaatcaaatatttaaagttGGGATATTCAaccttgagtttttttttattgataaaatcttCGTACAAAATATAtctatttcaatattttttaattctattaaGATACAATTTATTTAAGGTGTTTCATACAAACCACAAATTTAACAATTGAGTCTGAATTTGTCATGATATGGGCATATCCATATTCATTTAATATGTTTGAGAATATTAGATTTATGTCCTCCTCCAAAATGTATTCACTTTTTGGATATTAACCAACAAAGTAGGAATCATAGTCAAACCTTCCGTAGCCCAAGAtggaggtaaaaaaaaatacaaaatatgatatgattgatAACATCGTAGTaacatattcaataaaaaagataat
This genomic window contains:
- the LOC125855733 gene encoding wall-associated receptor kinase 2-like, coding for MKEVAIELEGLRKITGVSWSNQYGLEENDQDELSDLYTVPVNSNGNTPNSDGSLLTLANVQTSTTNSTSITITKPGCPKQCGNVTVPYPFGIGSCCAFDSGFEVDCNISKKPLIGNNLTVYDISDAELRISNDFGWRCYGSNGAVIGEYMVYNTFSESSPYSFSALNRFMVVGCDDYSSMTGPNDFWYSCNASCVSSGDMTEGVCMGKGCCQKQIPKGLKYYTTEMSSTGNHTDVWSFNSCGYAFLGEADSFRFQGLPDLGDDLSVDYFFERLKATVPIVLDWAIGNLTCTQARKTEDYTCTENSYCIDSDTSLGGYRCSCNPGYHGNPYLNQGCQDIDECADHPNNSLCEKMCINTPGSYNCSCPHGYTGDGKKDGRGCIAPYPNQFPWIKFFTGIGAVGFISLVVVTIWLCFRIRKRKLIEVREKFFQQNGGLLLKHRISTNDNGVKATKIFTAEELKKATDNYAHDRILGRGGNAIVYRGVLCDNHIVAIKKSRIVDESQIEQFINEVLILTQINHRNVVKLFGCCLEDEVPLLVYEYVSEGTLYEHIHNQRGGGWLNWQNRLRIAIETATALAYLHSFASMPIIHRDVKSSNILLDEFSTAKVADFGASRLIPLDQTRVATLVQGTFGYLDPEYFFKSQLTDKSDVYSFGVVLAELLTGLKPVSGDRNDDQKNLADYFVSSIDNNRLFQILDHRVLREGNLEQLQQMAELVKNCLQLHGEDRPTMKEVAIQLEGLRKVTGVSWSNQHVHEDNDLSDLYTVPMDAYGKKPQFR